Proteins encoded within one genomic window of Companilactobacillus sp.:
- a CDS encoding amidohydrolase — protein sequence MDTVKTSLVDEIVSLRHQFHQYPELSNQEFATTEKIKQILTDWNIPIVDTELDTGLLAEIRGNEAGATIALRADIDALPVTEQTNLPYKSKNDGVMHACGHDIHFSSLLGAAYLLNQQKDSLKGTVRLLFQPAEEAGHGGDQVLNKHVLNGVQAIAGFHNNPTMPVGQIALDQGPLMAGCYRFVVKIQGNGTHGAQPQKGTDPIVTQAAIISQLQTIVSRNNDPFHAVVVSVTKVNAGKTWNVIPETAAFEGTARTFYEEDTELVKRRFFEIVNNTAQAFGQKAEIDWTTGALPIDNDPEITQVVASGLSQPVVKPVLTMTAEDFATFEAKIPGTFAFIGSNGAKDAADLHDPRYVGSDKTIPVAINYFVETAHSLLNHFNNLEK from the coding sequence ATGGATACCGTAAAAACAAGTTTAGTCGATGAAATAGTTTCATTGCGTCATCAATTCCATCAATATCCAGAATTGTCGAACCAAGAATTCGCAACGACGGAAAAAATCAAACAGATCTTAACTGATTGGAACATTCCGATAGTCGATACAGAATTGGATACGGGATTATTAGCAGAGATACGTGGCAATGAAGCAGGAGCAACAATTGCGCTGCGTGCTGATATCGATGCGTTACCTGTTACCGAGCAAACCAACCTTCCTTATAAATCGAAAAATGATGGAGTCATGCATGCTTGTGGACACGATATTCATTTCAGCAGTCTTTTAGGTGCCGCCTATTTGCTGAATCAGCAAAAAGATTCGTTAAAGGGCACGGTGAGACTGCTTTTTCAACCAGCTGAAGAAGCAGGACATGGTGGAGATCAAGTGTTGAATAAGCATGTGTTAAATGGCGTTCAAGCAATCGCCGGCTTTCACAACAACCCAACGATGCCAGTTGGCCAAATTGCATTGGATCAAGGACCCTTGATGGCGGGATGTTATCGCTTTGTCGTGAAAATTCAAGGCAATGGAACTCACGGTGCACAGCCACAAAAGGGCACTGATCCGATAGTCACTCAGGCCGCAATCATTTCGCAGCTGCAAACCATTGTCAGTCGCAACAATGATCCGTTCCATGCGGTAGTGGTCAGCGTGACGAAAGTTAATGCCGGCAAGACTTGGAACGTGATACCAGAGACAGCGGCTTTTGAAGGGACTGCCCGCACATTTTATGAAGAAGATACTGAGTTAGTGAAACGAAGATTTTTTGAAATCGTAAATAATACTGCGCAAGCCTTTGGTCAAAAAGCCGAAATTGATTGGACTACGGGTGCGTTGCCCATCGATAATGATCCAGAGATCACTCAAGTAGTCGCATCGGGATTGTCCCAGCCAGTTGTTAAACCTGTTTTGACAATGACTGCTGAAGATTTTGCTACCTTTGAGGCAAAAATACCAGGGACCTTTGCCTTTATCGGATCAAATGGTGCTAAAGACGCTGCCGATTTACACGATCCACGCTATGTCGGCTCTGATAAAACCATTCCAGTCGCAATCAACTATTTCGTCGAGACGGCGCACAGCTTGTTAAATCACTTCAATAATTTAGAAAAATAG
- a CDS encoding YhgE/Pip domain-containing protein — translation MIRAEWEYLKKHRFMTIVLIAIVFIPSIYAVTFLKSMWDPYGELNNIPVAVVNYDKSVKYQGTKLDVGKDLTKNLKKSDAMDFQIVDSKKAHDGLNTGKYYMVITIPKGFSKNATTLLNKKPKKMVLNYETSAGHNYVASKMTSSAAATVARNVSEQVTNTYAKTMFSSIKQLSNGMKTASNGSKKLGNGATQLSSANDQMTTGLDQLASSTLTFEDGANTLNSGLSTYISGVSSAASGSQTLATGLNQLNSSTGTLSSGVGQLASGSSTLASGISSYTNGVSQVNSGASSLSSGSTQLANGAGTLADSAATLNGGMGQIYNASNQLTEQLQALANGSTSASQLNSTSDTINTVSSQLDGNSSSQAATVKADLAQLQQEIDNQSGSTTSSSTSNVRENVAAAADQQGLTADQKAAILAAVDSSSTGNTTTTTDNSALKSSANTLSADLNDLISGQTTQTTTTSRSGASSDMTTVIQQLAAASAQLTGSIQQANAGMGQLTTGINSLQSSSNELASGAGQVSAGTIALMNNSAALNSGAGSLNSGLAQLNSQVPTLTSGISQLSTGANQLNSGLAQLDANGSTITSGASQLASGATQISSGASQLQSGSTQMGTGLTQLNDGTTELTTQLANGAKKSKVDPTKLTYAQVANPTKTSHTERDHAPNNGTGMAPYMISVSLFVGALAFNLMFDLYTPRKYPHSGMAWWASKASLKTGFAALESITVYLLLRLIDGLDPIHPFATLLVIFLTGLTFMEIVSWLNLVFGKVGAFLSMILLVLQLGGSAGTYPIQLSDGFFNAINPWLPMSYSVSGLRDSLMTGNSAWPEMLILLAIMLVFMGLTMLFYIRRRSRIKKIDFTKEAEEHSLV, via the coding sequence ATGATCCGTGCAGAATGGGAATACCTGAAAAAGCACCGATTCATGACGATTGTCCTCATTGCGATTGTTTTCATTCCTTCTATATATGCGGTTACGTTCCTCAAATCCATGTGGGATCCATATGGAGAGTTGAACAATATCCCCGTGGCTGTGGTCAATTACGACAAGTCAGTCAAATATCAAGGAACTAAGTTAGATGTCGGGAAAGATCTAACCAAGAACTTGAAAAAATCCGATGCAATGGACTTTCAAATTGTGGATTCGAAAAAAGCCCACGATGGTCTAAATACTGGTAAGTATTACATGGTCATCACGATACCAAAGGGCTTTTCTAAAAATGCGACTACCTTGTTAAATAAGAAACCTAAGAAAATGGTTTTAAATTATGAAACAAGTGCTGGTCACAACTACGTGGCTTCAAAAATGACTTCGTCAGCCGCTGCAACAGTGGCTCGAAACGTTTCCGAACAAGTTACTAATACCTACGCTAAAACAATGTTTTCTTCAATCAAACAATTAAGCAATGGTATGAAGACAGCTTCAAACGGAAGTAAGAAATTAGGCAACGGGGCAACCCAATTGTCCTCAGCTAATGATCAGATGACTACAGGCCTAGATCAGTTAGCATCAAGTACTTTAACTTTTGAAGATGGAGCTAACACTTTAAATAGTGGGTTAAGTACTTATATCAGCGGCGTTTCTTCCGCTGCTTCCGGTAGCCAAACTCTGGCCACTGGATTGAACCAATTAAACAGCAGTACCGGCACCCTTTCAAGTGGCGTCGGACAGCTAGCATCTGGAAGCAGTACTTTAGCTTCAGGAATTTCTAGTTACACTAACGGCGTTAGTCAAGTTAACTCTGGAGCTTCATCTTTAAGTTCCGGTAGCACGCAACTTGCTAACGGTGCAGGCACTTTAGCAGATAGTGCAGCCACTTTAAATGGTGGCATGGGACAAATTTACAATGCCAGCAACCAATTGACTGAACAGTTGCAGGCATTGGCAAATGGCAGTACCAGCGCTAGTCAATTAAATAGTACTAGTGACACCATCAATACAGTTTCCAGCCAATTAGATGGCAATAGCTCATCGCAAGCTGCAACTGTAAAAGCTGATCTAGCACAGTTGCAACAAGAGATCGATAACCAAAGTGGTTCAACGACTAGTTCCTCGACTTCAAACGTCAGAGAAAATGTTGCTGCTGCGGCAGATCAACAAGGCTTAACTGCTGATCAAAAAGCAGCCATCCTAGCAGCTGTCGACAGTTCTTCAACTGGCAATACGACAACTACTACAGATAACAGTGCTCTAAAGAGTTCCGCAAATACTTTAAGTGCTGACCTAAATGACTTGATATCTGGTCAAACAACTCAAACGACTACAACTAGTCGTAGCGGTGCGTCATCAGATATGACTACTGTTATTCAACAATTAGCTGCTGCTTCAGCTCAATTGACTGGTTCTATCCAACAAGCAAACGCTGGAATGGGTCAACTAACAACTGGTATCAACAGCTTACAATCAAGCAGCAATGAATTAGCCAGTGGTGCTGGCCAAGTTTCAGCTGGAACAATTGCTTTGATGAACAACTCAGCCGCCTTAAATAGCGGTGCAGGTTCCTTGAATAGTGGACTAGCTCAGTTAAATAGCCAAGTACCTACCTTAACTAGTGGTATCTCACAATTAAGTACAGGTGCTAACCAATTAAATTCTGGCTTAGCACAATTAGATGCCAATGGCTCGACTATCACTTCAGGTGCTAGCCAATTAGCTAGTGGCGCTACACAAATTTCAAGTGGTGCCTCACAATTGCAATCTGGCTCAACTCAAATGGGCACAGGTTTAACACAATTAAATGACGGTACAACTGAATTAACGACCCAATTAGCGAACGGTGCGAAAAAGTCGAAAGTAGATCCAACTAAGTTGACCTACGCACAAGTTGCTAATCCAACTAAGACTTCGCATACAGAGCGTGACCACGCACCAAACAATGGTACTGGTATGGCTCCTTATATGATCTCTGTATCATTATTCGTTGGTGCTTTAGCATTTAACTTGATGTTTGACCTTTATACACCAAGAAAATACCCACACAGCGGTATGGCTTGGTGGGCAAGTAAAGCCTCACTTAAGACAGGCTTTGCAGCTCTAGAAAGTATCACCGTTTACTTACTATTAAGATTGATCGATGGATTAGATCCAATTCACCCATTTGCAACCTTATTAGTTATCTTCCTGACTGGTTTGACCTTTATGGAGATAGTCTCCTGGCTGAACTTAGTCTTCGGAAAAGTCGGTGCGTTCTTGAGTATGATCTTACTGGTTCTACAACTTGGTGGATCAGCCGGAACGTATCCGATCCAATTGTCGGACGGATTCTTTAACGCTATCAATCCTTGGTTGCCGATGTCATATTCTGTTTCTGGTTTGAGAGATTCGTTGATGACTGGAAATTCGGCATGGCCTGAGATGTTGATTTTATTAGCTATCATGCTTGTCTTTATGGGATTGACTATGTTGTTCTATATTAGAAGACGTTCACGTATTAAGAAGATTGATTTTACTAAGGAAGCTGAGGAGCATTCATTGGTATAA
- a CDS encoding TetR/AcrR family transcriptional regulator codes for MTVDKRVIRTDKALKNAFRDLAKTTSYQELTVKKLTETAGINRKTFYLHYDSIEDFMNTFVDELSDELLRLITVHPFTNDEAGHGEIFDSLFNLFSQSREFFTFILTSDEYSFLSRKVENKVAVGFSEAIEKSFSISHDEAFICASFMIRNVTMLFRMYDRGQVGLTKQEFKDYLVRLDHSGLQTFLK; via the coding sequence ATGACAGTTGATAAAAGAGTTATTAGAACTGATAAAGCTTTAAAGAATGCGTTCCGCGATTTAGCCAAGACGACGAGCTATCAAGAATTGACAGTTAAAAAGTTGACTGAGACCGCTGGTATCAACCGAAAGACGTTCTATTTGCATTACGATTCGATCGAAGATTTCATGAATACTTTCGTTGATGAATTATCTGATGAGTTGTTGAGATTGATAACAGTTCATCCTTTCACTAACGATGAAGCAGGTCATGGAGAAATATTTGATTCATTGTTTAATTTATTTTCACAGTCACGAGAATTTTTCACCTTCATTCTGACTTCAGATGAATATAGCTTTTTATCGAGAAAGGTAGAAAACAAAGTTGCCGTTGGTTTTTCAGAAGCAATCGAAAAATCCTTCAGCATTTCTCACGATGAAGCCTTCATCTGTGCTAGTTTTATGATTCGAAATGTAACGATGCTGTTTAGAATGTATGACCGCGGACAAGTTGGTCTAACAAAACAAGAGTTCAAGGACTATCTAGTCCGTTTGGATCACAGTGGTCTACAAACATTTCTGAAGTAA
- the pxpB gene encoding 5-oxoprolinase subunit PxpB, translating into MDYSYFQISEQSLEVEFPEQINVEENKIIQSVAREMIAEKAVGVTGVIPAYHTLTINYDFDLTSYKDLVDQVDEIIANLNEQPKTGRTIIELPVCYIQKFGPDLQDVADFGKMSVDELIKMHSETDYFIYMMGFLPGFAYMGSVPKQIAMPRLKIPRKSIAPGSVGIAGEQTGMYPVESPGGWRLLGRTPVKLYDPALPTLKYQSGDYVRFVPIDESDYERIQKLDAAGKYQLNVIKEGGKNNG; encoded by the coding sequence ATGGATTATTCTTATTTTCAAATAAGCGAGCAGTCTTTGGAAGTCGAGTTCCCCGAACAGATCAACGTTGAAGAAAATAAAATAATTCAATCTGTAGCTCGTGAAATGATTGCCGAAAAGGCAGTCGGGGTCACGGGCGTCATACCTGCCTATCACACGTTAACTATTAACTATGATTTCGACTTAACTTCTTACAAAGATTTAGTGGATCAAGTTGATGAGATTATTGCTAATTTAAATGAACAACCAAAAACGGGCAGAACAATTATTGAGCTGCCCGTTTGTTATATCCAAAAATTCGGTCCAGACCTACAAGATGTGGCTGATTTTGGAAAAATGAGCGTCGACGAATTGATCAAAATGCATTCTGAAACTGATTACTTCATATATATGATGGGATTTTTGCCAGGGTTTGCCTACATGGGTTCGGTTCCCAAACAAATTGCTATGCCGAGATTAAAAATCCCGAGAAAAAGTATTGCTCCTGGAAGTGTCGGCATTGCGGGTGAACAAACGGGGATGTATCCCGTTGAATCTCCTGGTGGATGGCGCCTGTTAGGTAGAACGCCGGTCAAATTGTATGACCCCGCTTTACCGACATTGAAATATCAGTCTGGAGATTATGTTCGATTTGTTCCGATCGATGAATCAGATTATGAACGAATTCAAAAGCTGGATGCAGCTGGTAAGTATCAACTAAATGTGATCAAGGAAGGTGGCAAGAACAATGGCTAA
- a CDS encoding biotin-dependent carboxyltransferase family protein produces the protein MANFAKVINPGLSTTVQDLGRPAHQIEGFPESGAMDKFNYKLGNLLVNNHRNSASLEFVLMGPTLKFNCDSFIAITGGKVDAKLNDKVIPQNEVVEVAAGSILEIGPLSTGNYGYLAFSNGGVISQPVLDSRSTTLRTEMGGIDGRALQAGDNIPIRDSVVMPSLQTRKIDYRFEPINEIRFVKGPHWEMFSKKAQEQFVSQQYQISEQIDRMGYRLNGESLEVPSQSLLSEGTVFGNIQITRDGSPIVLLADRQTTGGYPVIGTVIRADLNRFVQFKSGRNFKFIETDMESATKALVEQQKVLNDTYEKWYAGRYVEPIGPIRRDAIKIARLIRANK, from the coding sequence ATGGCTAATTTTGCAAAAGTAATTAACCCCGGACTTTCGACCACTGTTCAAGACCTTGGTCGACCTGCACATCAGATCGAAGGTTTTCCTGAATCTGGTGCGATGGATAAATTCAATTACAAACTCGGCAACTTGTTAGTCAATAATCATCGTAATTCAGCTTCACTGGAGTTTGTTTTAATGGGACCGACCTTAAAATTCAACTGCGATTCATTTATTGCAATTACTGGTGGAAAAGTTGACGCCAAGCTAAATGACAAAGTTATTCCGCAAAATGAAGTCGTGGAAGTCGCTGCCGGATCAATTTTAGAGATTGGCCCACTATCAACCGGAAACTACGGCTATTTAGCTTTTTCAAATGGTGGGGTAATTAGTCAACCAGTCCTCGATAGTCGCTCTACGACGCTGAGAACGGAAATGGGCGGTATTGATGGACGGGCATTGCAAGCTGGTGACAATATTCCGATTCGCGATAGCGTTGTGATGCCGAGTCTTCAAACTAGGAAAATTGATTATCGATTCGAACCGATCAATGAGATTCGTTTTGTTAAAGGACCCCATTGGGAGATGTTTTCTAAAAAAGCTCAGGAACAGTTCGTTTCTCAGCAGTATCAAATTTCTGAACAGATCGATCGTATGGGTTACCGCTTAAATGGCGAGTCGCTGGAAGTTCCTAGTCAAAGCTTATTATCCGAAGGAACTGTTTTTGGAAATATTCAGATCACGCGTGATGGCAGTCCAATCGTGTTATTGGCCGACCGCCAAACGACTGGTGGCTATCCAGTGATTGGAACTGTTATTCGTGCGGATCTAAATCGATTCGTGCAATTCAAATCAGGACGTAATTTTAAATTTATTGAAACAGACATGGAATCAGCTACTAAAGCGTTAGTTGAGCAACAAAAGGTTTTAAATGATACCTATGAAAAATGGTATGCCGGTCGCTACGTTGAACCGATCGGACCAATTAGAAGAGATGCAATTAAAATCGCTCGCTTGATTCGAGCTAACAAGTAG
- a CDS encoding acetyl-CoA carboxylase biotin carboxyl carrier protein — MELDRVKELIKLLNESELSHLEIDDKQGHIILEKNLTVAASEPAPVAETQVKSTDDAKVIKAPFVGTFYTSEQPDKAPLIQPGDTVKKGQAVGIIEAMKMMNEVKSDVDGVIDKILVTNGDAVEYDQPLFTLKD, encoded by the coding sequence ATGGAATTAGATAGAGTTAAAGAACTGATCAAGTTGTTAAATGAGTCAGAGTTAAGTCATTTGGAGATCGATGACAAGCAGGGACACATTATTTTGGAAAAAAATCTTACCGTCGCTGCTTCTGAACCTGCTCCAGTAGCTGAAACTCAGGTCAAGTCAACTGATGACGCCAAAGTTATCAAGGCGCCATTTGTTGGGACTTTCTACACTTCTGAACAACCTGATAAAGCTCCACTGATTCAACCTGGAGATACGGTTAAAAAGGGTCAAGCTGTTGGTATTATTGAAGCGATGAAGATGATGAATGAAGTTAAATCAGATGTCGACGGAGTGATCGATAAAATTTTGGTAACTAATGGTGATGCTGTTGAGTATGATCAACCATTATTCACCTTGAAAGACTGA
- a CDS encoding acetyl-CoA carboxylase biotin carboxylase subunit, whose protein sequence is MKKILIANRGEIAVRIIRACKILDILSVAVYSTADKSAMHVAMADEAVCIGGPNPEDSYLNQDSIIAAAQITHADAIHPGYGFLSENADFAKLCEDQGIKFIGPSSEVISMMGEKESARKTMIKAGVPVIPGSASDFLQFSDAKKAAEEIGYPVMLKASAGGGGKGMRVIKSAQEFENQFDLAQAEAQSAFGDGHMYVERYLEHPRHIEVQVAADQYGNAIAIGERDCSLQQRHQKVIEEAPASTLDDKTRQEMYEVSVKAAQDIEYEGLGTMEFLFDGPEEFYFMEMNTRVQVEHPITELTSDVDLVDLQIKIAQGEPIPFAEIDKHNFALECRINAKTAGKIDALHLPAGHGIRTDSALYQGYFVPSNYDSMIAKIISFAPDREAAIKQMSEALEETVIGGIKTNLDFLTQVIDEPDYKINHTDISWLDKLAN, encoded by the coding sequence ATGAAAAAAATATTGATTGCTAATCGTGGCGAAATTGCGGTCAGAATTATTCGAGCCTGCAAGATCTTAGATATCTTGAGCGTGGCAGTTTATTCGACCGCTGACAAATCGGCGATGCATGTAGCAATGGCTGACGAGGCGGTCTGCATTGGTGGACCAAATCCGGAAGATAGTTACTTGAACCAAGACAGCATTATCGCGGCTGCCCAAATAACGCATGCTGATGCGATTCATCCTGGATACGGCTTTTTATCAGAGAATGCGGATTTTGCTAAGTTATGCGAGGACCAAGGTATTAAATTCATTGGCCCCAGTTCAGAAGTGATCTCGATGATGGGTGAAAAAGAATCAGCTCGAAAAACTATGATCAAGGCTGGAGTTCCCGTTATTCCTGGTTCGGCATCAGACTTTTTACAATTTTCTGACGCTAAAAAAGCCGCCGAGGAGATTGGCTATCCAGTCATGCTGAAAGCCAGTGCCGGTGGTGGCGGTAAAGGGATGCGAGTGATTAAATCTGCTCAAGAATTCGAAAACCAATTCGACTTGGCTCAAGCTGAGGCCCAAAGTGCTTTTGGCGACGGTCATATGTATGTTGAAAGATATCTAGAACATCCACGACACATTGAAGTTCAGGTTGCTGCTGACCAATATGGCAATGCGATTGCGATTGGCGAACGTGATTGTTCGTTGCAGCAACGTCATCAAAAGGTGATCGAAGAGGCGCCAGCTAGTACGTTAGACGACAAGACGAGACAAGAGATGTACGAAGTGTCCGTTAAAGCTGCTCAAGACATTGAGTATGAAGGCTTGGGAACAATGGAGTTTCTCTTTGATGGCCCAGAAGAATTTTACTTTATGGAAATGAATACCCGGGTCCAAGTGGAACATCCGATCACTGAATTGACTAGTGATGTGGATTTGGTGGATCTACAGATCAAAATCGCTCAAGGTGAACCAATCCCGTTTGCTGAGATCGACAAGCATAATTTTGCCTTAGAGTGTCGGATCAATGCTAAAACTGCTGGTAAGATCGACGCTTTGCATTTGCCCGCTGGTCACGGGATCAGAACCGACAGTGCACTTTATCAGGGCTACTTTGTTCCTAGTAACTACGATTCCATGATTGCGAAGATCATTTCATTTGCGCCTGATCGAGAGGCTGCCATCAAACAAATGTCTGAAGCATTAGAAGAAACCGTCATTGGCGGCATCAAGACTAATCTCGACTTTTTGACCCAGGTGATCGATGAACCTGATTACAAGATCAATCACACTGATATTAGTTGGTTAGATAAATTAGCAAATTAG
- a CDS encoding putative hydro-lyase: protein MLEPLQNLSPVQLRHLIRKGEYTGDTSGLAAGYTQANLVILPKDLAYDFLLFTQRNPKPCPVLEVSDAGSKKLTEMATDVDIANDFPKYRIYRHGQLAEEVTSIDDYWREDLVSFIIGCSFSFESELLAAGMEVRNITEGVNVPMYDTNIPLKSAGEFHGNMVVSMRPIPEDQVVEAVKVTNSMPKVHGAPIQIGNPEHIGISDINQPDYGDAVTIKDGEIPVFWPCGVTPQNVIMQTKPDFVITHAPGHMLVTDIKNTALKYM from the coding sequence ATGTTGGAACCATTGCAAAATCTTAGTCCGGTGCAATTGCGCCACTTGATCAGAAAAGGCGAATACACTGGGGATACTAGTGGATTGGCTGCAGGTTATACGCAGGCCAATTTGGTTATTTTGCCAAAAGATTTGGCATACGACTTTCTATTATTTACACAGCGCAACCCTAAGCCTTGTCCAGTGCTTGAGGTAAGCGATGCTGGTAGTAAAAAATTGACAGAGATGGCGACAGATGTTGATATCGCCAATGATTTTCCAAAATATCGGATCTACCGACATGGACAATTAGCTGAAGAAGTAACTAGCATTGATGATTACTGGCGTGAAGATCTAGTTAGTTTTATTATCGGGTGCAGTTTTTCGTTCGAATCTGAATTGTTAGCTGCCGGTATGGAAGTTAGAAATATTACGGAGGGCGTTAACGTTCCAATGTATGACACTAACATTCCACTAAAATCGGCGGGAGAATTTCACGGAAATATGGTCGTTAGCATGCGTCCGATTCCAGAAGACCAAGTTGTCGAAGCAGTTAAAGTCACTAATTCGATGCCAAAGGTTCACGGTGCTCCAATCCAAATCGGAAATCCGGAACACATTGGGATTTCAGATATTAACCAACCTGATTATGGGGATGCCGTTACGATCAAAGATGGTGAAATACCAGTCTTTTGGCCCTGCGGCGTTACGCCTCAAAATGTGATCATGCAAACTAAACCAGATTTCGTGATCACGCATGCTCCAGGTCATATGTTAGTGACCGACATTAAGAATACAGCTTTGAAATATATGTAA
- a CDS encoding LamB/YcsF family protein, with protein MTKIDLNSDLGESFGRYSLGNDAEIIPLVSSVNIACGYHAGDPDVMAKTVALAEKAGIGVGAHPGFPDLQGFGRRKMAMKPAEVKNMITYQVGALQGFTADKKLQHVKPHGALYNMAASDHDLAVAICEGIKQVDPELPIYGLANSELIKAAKEVGIPYAQEAFGDRNYNADGTLVSRSLPNAVIKDPKEVAKRVKEMIENEEIIALDGTKISLKPDSICVHGDNQAALDIVSELRKTLTEAGIDIVPF; from the coding sequence ATGACAAAAATTGATTTGAATAGTGATTTAGGGGAAAGTTTTGGTAGATACAGTTTAGGAAACGATGCCGAAATTATTCCATTAGTTAGTTCAGTAAATATCGCTTGTGGCTACCACGCAGGCGATCCAGATGTAATGGCAAAGACCGTTGCATTAGCTGAAAAAGCTGGTATCGGTGTCGGAGCTCATCCAGGATTTCCTGATCTGCAAGGATTCGGTCGTCGAAAGATGGCAATGAAACCTGCTGAAGTTAAGAACATGATTACTTATCAAGTAGGCGCACTACAAGGTTTTACGGCTGATAAGAAATTGCAGCACGTTAAACCACATGGTGCTTTGTACAACATGGCCGCATCAGACCATGATCTAGCCGTAGCAATTTGCGAGGGTATCAAGCAAGTTGATCCCGAATTGCCAATTTATGGATTAGCCAATAGCGAATTGATCAAAGCCGCCAAAGAAGTGGGCATTCCATATGCTCAAGAAGCTTTTGGGGATAGAAATTACAATGCGGATGGGACTTTAGTCAGCCGTAGTTTACCGAATGCCGTTATCAAAGATCCTAAAGAAGTTGCCAAAAGAGTTAAAGAAATGATCGAAAATGAGGAGATCATCGCACTCGATGGCACCAAGATCTCGTTGAAACCAGATTCAATCTGCGTTCATGGCGATAATCAGGCAGCCTTAGATATTGTTTCAGAGTTAAGAAAAACTCTTACAGAAGCCGGGATCGATATCGTTCCCTTTTAA
- a CDS encoding NRAMP family divalent metal transporter encodes MKDKQKETEFADSSMTKPRSARSIAMGAAFLMAMAAVGPGFLTQTATFTGQMGANFGFAILLCIIVDLVVQMNVWRIIVVSGKRAQVIANEVLPGLGYVLSFLVAVGGLLFNIGNIGGAGLGLNVLFGISPENGAVIAACIAIAVFVAKNAMTVMDRTVQVLAVVKIAILIYIICVMAVPYKAAVTHTFMPTDINFYSIVTIIGGTVGGYISFSGGHRLIEGGMEGEKELKYVNEGALTGIGVASLIRILLFLAGLAVVTTGYKLDPTNPAASIFKYAAGNFGYKFFGILLFAAGMTSTLGSTFTSISFLNYTKKVRSEVKMARYNRIFVMAFIIFSTAIFYFIGQPAKILVVVGAINGFILPISLAILLIAAMKKKIVGSYHHPWILTVTGWFVVLFMLYASIQAVIKLI; translated from the coding sequence ATGAAAGATAAACAAAAAGAAACGGAATTTGCAGATAGCAGTATGACTAAGCCTCGTTCAGCTCGTAGCATTGCCATGGGTGCAGCCTTTTTGATGGCAATGGCCGCAGTTGGACCAGGATTTTTGACCCAGACGGCCACCTTTACTGGTCAGATGGGAGCTAACTTTGGATTTGCCATCTTACTTTGTATCATTGTCGATTTAGTCGTCCAAATGAACGTTTGGCGAATCATCGTAGTTAGTGGAAAACGTGCTCAGGTGATTGCTAATGAAGTATTGCCAGGATTAGGGTACGTGCTGTCATTTCTAGTGGCAGTCGGCGGACTACTTTTTAACATAGGTAATATTGGCGGTGCCGGTTTAGGACTAAACGTTCTATTCGGCATCTCGCCTGAAAATGGGGCCGTGATTGCCGCCTGTATTGCAATCGCAGTTTTTGTAGCCAAGAATGCGATGACGGTCATGGATCGGACAGTCCAAGTTTTGGCCGTGGTCAAAATTGCTATTTTGATCTACATCATTTGTGTTATGGCAGTACCGTATAAGGCAGCTGTGACGCATACCTTCATGCCAACCGATATTAACTTTTATTCAATCGTAACGATCATCGGTGGTACTGTGGGTGGATATATTTCCTTCTCTGGTGGTCACCGTTTGATCGAAGGTGGCATGGAAGGTGAAAAAGAGCTTAAATACGTTAATGAAGGTGCTTTAACTGGAATCGGCGTGGCCTCATTGATTCGAATTTTGCTTTTCTTAGCCGGACTAGCCGTGGTCACAACTGGTTACAAACTTGATCCAACTAACCCTGCAGCTTCGATCTTCAAGTATGCTGCCGGAAACTTCGGTTATAAGTTCTTCGGAATTCTGCTTTTTGCAGCTGGTATGACTTCGACTTTGGGTTCGACCTTTACTTCAATATCATTCTTGAATTATACGAAAAAAGTCCGTTCAGAAGTGAAGATGGCACGTTATAATCGAATCTTCGTAATGGCCTTCATCATTTTCTCAACGGCAATCTTTTATTTCATCGGCCAACCTGCAAAAATTTTGGTCGTCGTTGGTGCAATCAATGGATTTATCCTGCCAATTTCACTAGCAATCTTGTTGATAGCAGCGATGAAGAAAAAAATCGTTGGTAGCTATCATCATCCATGGATTTTGACCGTGACTGGTTGGTTTGTTGTTTTATTCATGCTTTACGCCAGCATCCAAGCAGTCATCAAATTAATTTAA